One region of Tamandua tetradactyla isolate mTamTet1 chromosome 6, mTamTet1.pri, whole genome shotgun sequence genomic DNA includes:
- the RIDA gene encoding 2-iminobutanoate/2-iminopropanoate deaminase isoform X2, protein MSSLIRKVISTAKAPVAIGPYSQAVLVDRTVYISGQLGMDPSSGQLVSGGVTEEAKQALKNMSEILKAAGCDFANDFKSDFPARAAYQVAALPKGGRVEIEAVAVQGPLTTASL, encoded by the exons ATGTCGTCCTTGATCAGGAAAGTGATCAGCACTGCGAAAGCCCCAGTAGCCATTGGTCCCTACAG TCAAGCTGTGCTAGTCGACAGGACCGTTTATATTTCAGGACAGCTAGGCATGGACCCATCAAGTGGACAGCTTGTCTCAGGAGGGGTGACAGAAGAAGCTAAACAG GCTCTTAAAAACATGAGtgaaattctgaaagctgcaggcTGTGACTTTGCTAATG attTCAAGAGTGATTTTCCTGCTAGAGCTGCTTACCAGGTTGCTGCCCTGCCCAAA GGAGGCCGTGTTGAGATTGAAGCAGTAGCTGTTCAAGGACCTCTCACAACAGCGTCACTATAA
- the RIDA gene encoding 2-iminobutanoate/2-iminopropanoate deaminase isoform X1, producing MSSLIRKVISTAKAPVAIGPYSQAVLVDRTVYISGQLGMDPSSGQLVSGGVTEEAKQALKNMSEILKAAGCDFANVVKTTVLLADINDFNAVNEIYKQYFKSDFPARAAYQVAALPKGGRVEIEAVAVQGPLTTASL from the exons ATGTCGTCCTTGATCAGGAAAGTGATCAGCACTGCGAAAGCCCCAGTAGCCATTGGTCCCTACAG TCAAGCTGTGCTAGTCGACAGGACCGTTTATATTTCAGGACAGCTAGGCATGGACCCATCAAGTGGACAGCTTGTCTCAGGAGGGGTGACAGAAGAAGCTAAACAG GCTCTTAAAAACATGAGtgaaattctgaaagctgcaggcTGTGACTTTGCTAATG TGGTAAAAACAACTGTCTTGCTGGCTGACATCAATGATTTCAATGCTGTCAATGAGATATACAAACAGT attTCAAGAGTGATTTTCCTGCTAGAGCTGCTTACCAGGTTGCTGCCCTGCCCAAA GGAGGCCGTGTTGAGATTGAAGCAGTAGCTGTTCAAGGACCTCTCACAACAGCGTCACTATAA